From the Pomacea canaliculata isolate SZHN2017 linkage group LG14, ASM307304v1, whole genome shotgun sequence genome, one window contains:
- the LOC112555940 gene encoding uncharacterized protein LOC112555940 encodes MEGMDYLPIGSLWVTASQSARYYLLMLQQFTTHPYPYITTTPPSVFTYVEIKFQVQAPEWTSDLADSSSARFQTLAQSFCRDVSRWIKEEIADYLGCEVLRFERNPMLIVADLTFRGEQPASLDSDVDTILFEMPDWVIVQNESAAIKIGDLYIHADSSSTASAQRRQGPQLHWK; translated from the exons ATGGAAGGCATGGATTATCTGCCCATAGGGTCGCTGTGGGTGACAGCCAGTCAGTCCGCTCGGTACTACCTGCTCATGCTGCAGCAGTTCACTACCCACCCGTACCCctacatcaccaccaccccgcCAA GTGTGTTCACCTACGTGGAGATCAAGTTCCAGGTGCAAGCACCAGAGTGGACCTCTGACCTCGCCGACTCGTCGTCTGCGCGCTTCCAGACCCTCGCGCAGTCGTTCTGTAGAGAT GTGTCCAGATGGATAAAGGAAGAAATTGCTGACTACCTGGGATGCGAAGTGCTTCGGTTTGA GAGGAATCCTATGTTAATCGTGGCCGACCTGACATTCAGGGGAGAGCAGCCTGCCAGCCTGGACAGCGATGTGGACACCATCTTGTTCGAGATGCCGGACTGGGTGATCGTACAGAACGAGTCGGCGGCCATCAAGATCGGCGACCTCTACATCCACGCCGACTCCTCCTCTACGGCGTC